Proteins encoded within one genomic window of Thiothrix litoralis:
- a CDS encoding HAD family hydrolase, which yields MSTKQHQPYIVLISIHGLIRGQNLELGRDADTGGQTKYVVELARALGEQASVGRVDLLTRRVVDAAVHQDYAQACEALSTKAQIVRIECGGEGYLPKEELWDCLDSFADSALEYLKQQPRLPDILHSHYADAGYVGVRLSNLLGIPLVHTGHSLGRSKRRQLLAAGHSKAALETRYNITQRIEAEETTLGVAERVITSTQQEVQEQYGLYNHYQPEHMRVIPPGTDLQQFHPPTGDEASHPMAAELARFLANPHKPMILALSRPDPRKNIAELVCAYGESPELQQQANLIIIAGNRDDIRDLDTGAQEVLNDILLTVDQYDLYGKVAYPKHHQSSDVSALYRLAALSKGVFVNPALTEPFGLTLIEAAASGLPIVATDDGGPTDIIGNCHNGYLINPLDRADIAAQLLQVLTSGSAAWETLANNGLQGVQHYYSWQAHVEKYLQVVHPLIDRTETITPVPVKRRQQLHHDRALFSDLDQNLLGKPEALQPFLTALQANRSCVLFGIATGRRLDSALQAMKKHGIPQPDVLITSLGTEIYYAPNLLPDTAWERHIDHLWNPRIIRRVLEGLPGLKLQPKSEQSRFKVSYYIDPQIAPDIQHLNSLLHQEGQAVNVLQSFGQFLDIIPVRASKGLALRWFADRRDIPLERILAAGGSGADADMMRGNTLSVVVANRHHEELSELVHEGVNIFFATQPYAEGILEAIEHYDFFQTCEVTA from the coding sequence ATGTCAACAAAGCAACATCAACCCTATATTGTCCTGATCAGCATCCACGGGCTGATTCGCGGGCAAAACCTGGAACTGGGGCGCGACGCCGATACCGGCGGGCAAACCAAATATGTCGTGGAACTGGCTCGCGCCCTCGGCGAACAAGCCTCGGTAGGACGAGTAGACCTGCTCACCCGCCGAGTCGTCGATGCAGCCGTCCATCAAGACTACGCCCAAGCCTGTGAAGCCCTGTCGACCAAGGCACAAATTGTGCGGATTGAGTGCGGTGGCGAGGGCTACCTCCCCAAAGAAGAACTGTGGGATTGCCTCGACAGCTTTGCCGATTCCGCACTGGAATACCTCAAGCAACAACCGCGCCTGCCTGACATCCTCCACAGCCATTACGCGGATGCCGGTTATGTCGGGGTACGCCTTTCCAACCTGCTGGGCATTCCGCTGGTGCATACCGGGCATTCACTCGGGCGCAGCAAACGCCGCCAATTGCTGGCAGCAGGCCACAGCAAAGCAGCCCTCGAAACCCGTTACAACATCACCCAGCGTATTGAAGCCGAAGAAACCACCTTGGGCGTTGCTGAACGTGTCATTACCAGCACTCAGCAAGAAGTGCAGGAACAATACGGCCTCTACAACCATTACCAGCCCGAACACATGCGCGTCATTCCCCCCGGCACTGACCTGCAACAATTTCACCCACCGACAGGCGATGAAGCCAGCCACCCCATGGCAGCAGAACTGGCACGCTTCCTTGCCAACCCGCACAAACCCATGATCCTCGCGCTTTCCCGCCCCGACCCGCGCAAGAACATTGCGGAACTGGTGTGTGCTTACGGTGAATCACCCGAGCTTCAGCAACAAGCCAACCTGATCATCATTGCAGGCAACCGTGACGACATCCGCGACCTCGACACTGGGGCGCAGGAAGTTCTCAACGACATCCTGCTCACGGTTGACCAATACGACCTGTACGGCAAAGTGGCCTACCCCAAACACCACCAATCCAGCGACGTATCCGCCCTGTATCGGCTGGCAGCCCTCAGCAAAGGCGTATTCGTCAACCCTGCCCTGACTGAACCCTTCGGCCTGACCCTGATCGAAGCCGCCGCCAGCGGTTTACCCATCGTCGCCACCGATGACGGCGGTCCAACCGACATTATCGGCAACTGCCACAACGGCTACCTGATTAACCCGCTAGACCGCGCCGATATAGCCGCCCAGTTACTGCAAGTCCTGACCAGCGGCTCAGCAGCGTGGGAAACCCTCGCCAATAACGGCCTGCAAGGTGTGCAGCACTATTATTCTTGGCAAGCCCATGTGGAAAAATACCTGCAAGTCGTACACCCACTCATCGACCGCACAGAAACCATCACCCCAGTGCCCGTCAAGCGCCGCCAACAATTGCACCACGACCGCGCCTTGTTTTCCGACCTCGACCAAAACCTGCTGGGCAAGCCGGAAGCACTGCAACCCTTCCTCACAGCCTTACAAGCCAACCGCAGTTGCGTGCTGTTTGGCATTGCTACCGGGCGACGGCTGGATTCCGCGCTGCAAGCCATGAAAAAACACGGTATCCCCCAGCCCGACGTGCTCATCACCAGCTTAGGCACGGAAATTTACTACGCCCCCAACCTGCTACCGGATACAGCGTGGGAACGGCATATCGACCACCTCTGGAACCCGCGTATTATCCGCCGCGTGCTCGAAGGGCTACCAGGGTTAAAGCTGCAACCCAAAAGTGAGCAAAGCCGCTTCAAGGTCAGCTATTACATTGACCCACAGATTGCCCCCGACATCCAGCACCTCAACAGCCTGTTGCATCAGGAAGGCCAAGCGGTGAATGTGCTGCAATCGTTTGGGCAATTCCTCGACATTATCCCGGTACGTGCCTCCAAAGGGCTAGCCTTGCGCTGGTTTGCCGACCGCCGTGACATTCCGCTGGAACGCATTCTCGCAGCGGGCGGTTCTGGGGCAGATGCCGATATGATGCGCGGCAATACATTGAGCGTGGTAGTTGCCAACCGCCATCACGAAGAGCTGTCCGAACTGGTGCATGAAGGTGTTAATATTTTCTTCGCGACCCAACCGTATGCTGAAGGTATTCTGGAAGCGATTGAACACTATGACTTTTTCCAGACTTGCGAGGTAACGGCTTGA
- a CDS encoding DUF4212 domain-containing protein, which yields MLDKSAKAYWAANVRLLTICLSIWFIVSFGFGILLLDQLNTIHLGGYKLGFWFAQQGSIYVFIGLITFYAWRMGKIDREFDVHE from the coding sequence ATGTTGGATAAATCTGCAAAGGCATATTGGGCAGCGAATGTTCGCCTGCTCACGATCTGCCTTTCTATTTGGTTCATTGTGTCGTTTGGTTTTGGTATTTTGTTGTTAGATCAACTGAATACTATTCACCTCGGCGGTTATAAACTTGGCTTTTGGTTCGCCCAGCAGGGTTCCATCTATGTCTTCATCGGCTTGATCACGTTCTATGCATGGCGCATGGGCAAGATTGACCGTGAATTTGACGTTCACGAATAA
- a CDS encoding dicarboxylate/amino acid:cation symporter, whose protein sequence is MNITKPNLTLQVIIAMLAGITVGLLLNISGLNSTGSFVNEYIVNGLFQGIGKLFINALKMLVVPLVLFSLICGVCGIGNLSILGRVGMKSFLLYILTTAIAVATAILFATTTGIGQGMQASATASFSAKEAPALIDVLTNMIPTNPFAAMANGEMLQVIFFAILLGVSILMVGRKAKSLIEGAELANEVMMKMVSIVMAAAPYAVFALIAKAMAELGFDLLSVLAGYVLVLIAALMFHLFGTLMVLLKLLSGLSPMHFIRKMRNVQVFAFSTSSSNATIPVTIRTVTERLGVNNSVASFTVPFGATINMDGTAIMQGVATVFIANVYAVHLGLTDYLVVIAMAVLASIGTAGVPGVGLIMLSMVFVQVGLPVEGIGLILGVDRLLDMIRTAVNVSGDSMVSVVVAKSEGKLNETIYNDPMAGVTSDTIKLDQEVENEMANVIETLHARK, encoded by the coding sequence ATGAACATCACCAAACCCAACCTAACACTTCAAGTTATCATTGCCATGCTGGCAGGCATTACCGTTGGCTTATTACTCAATATCAGCGGCCTGAACAGCACGGGCAGCTTTGTTAATGAATACATCGTCAATGGCCTGTTTCAGGGTATCGGCAAACTGTTCATCAATGCCCTTAAAATGTTGGTAGTACCCTTGGTATTATTTTCATTGATCTGCGGCGTGTGTGGCATCGGCAATCTTTCGATCTTAGGAAGGGTTGGCATGAAATCCTTTCTGCTTTACATCCTGACCACTGCCATCGCAGTCGCCACAGCCATACTGTTTGCCACGACTACCGGTATCGGGCAAGGGATGCAAGCCAGCGCAACGGCCAGCTTCAGTGCTAAAGAAGCCCCAGCGTTAATCGACGTACTCACCAACATGATCCCCACCAATCCCTTCGCCGCGATGGCCAACGGTGAAATGCTGCAAGTCATTTTCTTTGCCATCCTGCTGGGTGTCAGCATCCTGATGGTCGGCAGAAAAGCCAAAAGCCTGATTGAAGGCGCTGAGCTTGCCAACGAAGTCATGATGAAAATGGTCTCGATTGTCATGGCTGCCGCCCCCTACGCCGTCTTCGCACTGATAGCCAAGGCCATGGCAGAACTCGGTTTTGATTTACTGAGCGTACTGGCAGGTTATGTACTGGTCTTGATCGCCGCCTTGATGTTCCACCTGTTTGGCACGCTGATGGTGTTATTGAAACTGCTTTCCGGCCTCAGCCCGATGCATTTCATCCGTAAAATGCGCAATGTACAAGTATTTGCCTTTAGTACCTCCAGCTCCAACGCCACCATCCCCGTCACGATACGCACCGTGACGGAACGCCTAGGGGTGAATAATTCTGTCGCCTCATTCACCGTGCCATTTGGCGCCACCATCAATATGGACGGCACCGCCATCATGCAAGGCGTCGCCACCGTTTTCATTGCCAACGTCTACGCCGTGCATCTGGGTCTGACGGATTATCTGGTGGTCATTGCCATGGCAGTCTTGGCCTCCATTGGTACAGCGGGCGTGCCGGGCGTAGGTTTGATCATGCTATCCATGGTATTCGTGCAAGTTGGCTTGCCGGTGGAAGGCATCGGCCTGATCCTCGGGGTTGACCGTTTGCTGGACATGATCCGCACCGCCGTGAATGTTTCCGGCGACTCTATGGTCTCCGTCGTCGTCGCCAAAAGCGAAGGCAAACTCAATGAAACCATTTACAACGACCCAATGGCGGGCGTAACTTCCGATACGATCAAGCTGGATCAGGAGGTAGAAAATGAAATGGCCAATGTCATAGAGACCCTACACGCCCGTAAATAA
- a CDS encoding HAD-IIB family hydrolase, with the protein MSNDTNARLLVCTDLDRTLIPNGAEPESPKAREMFHALAALPDITLAYVSGRDQGLVREAIHTYDLPLPDFVLGDVGSSIYACNGLDWQQWEAWESHIAPDWAGRNREALAALLQDFPALRLQEAAKQNTHKLSYYLDLAIKHQRVLDEVQMRLSANGIHASLIWSIDEPANMGLLDILPARASKRHAIEFLMEKQGFARENTVFSGDSGNDLPVLISPIPAILVNNASPELKAEAVQLANKAGTAAALYLAQGGFLGMNGHYAAGILEGIAHYHPSITARLTALENRL; encoded by the coding sequence TTGAGCAACGACACGAACGCACGGTTGCTGGTTTGCACCGACCTTGACCGCACCCTGATCCCCAACGGGGCAGAGCCGGAATCCCCCAAAGCACGGGAAATGTTTCATGCACTCGCCGCCCTGCCCGACATTACCCTCGCGTATGTGAGTGGGCGAGATCAAGGGCTGGTGCGGGAAGCCATCCACACTTACGACCTGCCCCTGCCCGATTTCGTCTTGGGGGATGTTGGTTCCAGCATTTACGCCTGCAACGGGCTGGACTGGCAGCAGTGGGAAGCGTGGGAAAGCCACATCGCCCCCGATTGGGCGGGACGTAACCGGGAAGCGCTGGCAGCATTGTTGCAAGATTTCCCTGCTCTGCGCTTGCAAGAAGCCGCCAAGCAAAATACCCACAAGCTGAGCTATTACCTTGACCTTGCCATCAAGCATCAGCGCGTGCTGGACGAAGTGCAAATGCGCCTGTCCGCCAACGGCATCCACGCCAGCTTGATCTGGAGCATTGACGAACCCGCCAATATGGGTTTGCTCGACATCCTGCCCGCACGTGCCAGCAAGCGCCATGCGATTGAATTCCTCATGGAAAAGCAGGGATTTGCGCGGGAAAACACGGTGTTTTCAGGCGATAGCGGCAATGATTTGCCCGTGCTAATCAGCCCGATTCCCGCCATTCTGGTCAATAACGCCAGCCCTGAGCTAAAAGCGGAGGCTGTACAGCTTGCCAACAAAGCAGGTACGGCAGCGGCGCTGTATCTGGCACAGGGCGGCTTTCTGGGCATGAATGGCCATTACGCAGCGGGTATTCTGGAAGGTATTGCCCATTATCATCCGTCGATAACAGCCCGGCTGACAGCGTTGGAAAACAGGCTGTAG
- the nhaD gene encoding sodium:proton antiporter NhaD translates to MKNLSYVWSACLIGLAVFLFPVISLASEGGAEVAHLTGTGLGLTALILFVFAYALVIGEEQIHMRKSKPVIVAAGIIWVLVAIAYMGIGQIDKVEEILDHNLLEYGKLMLFLLAAMTFINTLDERNMFAALRSWLVSRGFSLYWIFWITGVLAFFISPIADNLTTALLMAAVLVAVAADRPKFVAMGCINIVVAANAGGAWSPFGDITTLMVWQAGLIKFSDFFALFIPSVLNWFVPALIMSFFIEKGKPAAINAVVVVKKGGFVVLGLFVATIAMAVVFHNSLHLPPVLGMMTGLGVLKVYGWYLKMFDNDPSNDNTDSSVGRFDIFNQLQRAEWDTLMFFYGVILCVGGLGAFGYLAMVSEVLYTGMGATWANVMVGILSAIVDNIPVMFAVITMHPEMSQGQWLLVTLTAGVGGSLLSIGSAAGVALMGQARGIYTFGSHLKWTWAVALGYIVSIWAHLWINALLM, encoded by the coding sequence ATGAAAAACTTAAGCTATGTTTGGAGTGCCTGTCTGATTGGGCTGGCAGTATTCTTGTTTCCCGTGATCAGTTTAGCCAGTGAAGGGGGGGCAGAGGTCGCACACCTGACCGGAACAGGGTTGGGCTTGACTGCTTTGATCCTGTTTGTATTTGCCTACGCTCTGGTCATAGGCGAAGAACAAATCCACATGCGCAAATCCAAACCCGTCATTGTAGCGGCGGGGATAATTTGGGTATTGGTTGCCATTGCCTATATGGGGATTGGGCAGATCGACAAGGTGGAGGAAATCCTCGATCACAATTTGCTGGAATACGGCAAGCTGATGCTGTTCCTGTTGGCGGCGATGACGTTCATCAATACGCTGGATGAACGTAATATGTTTGCGGCGTTGCGTTCGTGGCTGGTGTCGCGGGGCTTTTCGCTGTACTGGATTTTCTGGATTACGGGTGTGTTGGCGTTCTTCATTTCCCCGATTGCCGATAATCTGACCACCGCTTTGCTGATGGCGGCAGTACTGGTGGCAGTCGCTGCTGACAGACCCAAATTCGTGGCGATGGGCTGCATTAATATTGTGGTGGCGGCCAATGCAGGGGGCGCATGGAGCCCGTTTGGTGATATTACGACCTTGATGGTGTGGCAAGCCGGTCTGATCAAATTTTCTGATTTTTTTGCGTTATTTATTCCTTCGGTGCTGAACTGGTTTGTTCCAGCCTTGATCATGTCGTTCTTTATTGAGAAGGGTAAGCCTGCTGCGATTAATGCCGTAGTGGTGGTCAAAAAAGGTGGCTTTGTGGTGTTAGGCTTGTTCGTTGCGACGATTGCCATGGCGGTTGTTTTTCACAACTCGCTGCACTTGCCGCCAGTACTGGGGATGATGACCGGTTTGGGCGTGCTGAAAGTCTACGGCTGGTATTTGAAAATGTTCGATAATGACCCAAGCAATGATAACACTGACAGCAGTGTTGGTCGGTTTGATATTTTCAACCAGTTGCAGCGTGCCGAGTGGGATACGCTGATGTTTTTTTACGGGGTGATCCTGTGTGTGGGGGGGTTGGGGGCATTCGGTTATCTGGCGATGGTTTCAGAAGTGCTCTATACCGGCATGGGCGCAACCTGGGCAAACGTGATGGTCGGCATTCTGTCCGCGATTGTGGATAACATTCCGGTGATGTTTGCAGTGATCACCATGCACCCGGAAATGTCGCAGGGGCAATGGTTGTTGGTGACATTGACGGCGGGTGTGGGTGGTTCCTTACTTTCCATTGGTTCGGCGGCAGGGGTTGCGCTGATGGGGCAGGCGCGTGGTATCTACACCTTTGGCTCACACCTCAAATGGACGTGGGCGGTGGCACTGGGCTATATCGTGAGTATCTGGGCGCATTTGTGGATTAATGCTTTATTGATGTGA
- a CDS encoding succinylglutamate desuccinylase/aspartoacylase family protein: MSKRAANREAFTLGEHIIQPGEEHYIELPLPGLYTHSPVCMPVHVTHGRADGAKLFISAAIHGDEINGVEIIRRVITSPVLKRMRGTLIAVPVVNVYGFINKSRYLPDRRDLNRSFPGSENGSMASKLAHVFLQQIARRCQYGIDLHTAAIGRDNLPQIRGKVFDDPELLELAAAFDSPVILNAELREGSLRHALTQTSSTKVLLYEAGEALRFDEIAIRAGVRGILNIMRHLGMLSGQRHPRKQYIETAVAHSSRWVRAPQSGILRSIIPMGSKVEKGTIMGYVADPFGETEKPVIAPTAGMIIGKTTLPLVHEGEAIFHIARFDTLDSASRSLEDFHNELEPSEGDDHVIF; this comes from the coding sequence ATGTCGAAACGAGCCGCGAATCGAGAAGCCTTCACACTGGGGGAGCATATTATCCAACCCGGTGAAGAGCACTATATTGAGCTGCCCTTGCCGGGTCTTTACACCCATTCCCCGGTGTGTATGCCGGTACACGTGACTCATGGGCGTGCTGATGGTGCTAAATTGTTCATCAGTGCGGCCATTCACGGTGACGAGATCAATGGTGTCGAAATCATCCGCAGAGTGATCACCAGTCCCGTGCTGAAACGAATGCGTGGTACGCTGATAGCGGTTCCGGTGGTCAATGTTTATGGTTTCATCAATAAATCCCGCTACCTGCCTGATCGGCGTGACCTGAACCGCTCATTTCCCGGCTCAGAAAATGGCTCAATGGCGAGTAAGCTGGCGCATGTATTTCTGCAACAGATTGCCCGTCGTTGCCAATACGGTATTGACCTGCACACGGCAGCCATCGGACGCGACAACCTGCCACAAATACGCGGCAAGGTTTTCGACGACCCGGAACTGCTGGAGTTGGCAGCCGCATTTGATTCCCCCGTCATCCTCAATGCCGAGCTGCGCGAAGGCTCCCTGCGCCATGCGCTGACGCAGACTTCTAGCACAAAGGTATTGCTGTATGAAGCGGGTGAGGCACTGCGCTTTGACGAAATCGCCATTCGTGCCGGGGTGCGTGGCATCCTGAACATTATGCGCCATCTTGGCATGTTGTCCGGTCAGCGCCACCCCCGCAAACAATACATTGAAACGGCTGTTGCCCATTCCAGCCGCTGGGTGCGTGCTCCACAAAGTGGCATTTTGCGTTCCATCATACCCATGGGCAGCAAAGTTGAAAAAGGCACCATTATGGGCTACGTGGCTGACCCGTTTGGAGAAACCGAAAAACCTGTGATTGCGCCCACGGCGGGCATGATCATCGGCAAAACCACCTTGCCCTTGGTGCATGAAGGTGAGGCCATCTTCCATATCGCCCGCTTTGATACGCTGGATAGCGCTTCCCGCTCACTGGAAGACTTCCACAATGAACTTGAGCCATCCGAAGGGGATGATCATGTTATCTTCTGA
- a CDS encoding carbohydrate kinase family protein, with product MTTNTTTTHPLRPVIFGEVLFDRFPDGTAVLGGAPFNVAWNLQAFGLEPLFISSVGNDPLGTQIRTAMQDCGMDLSGLQTDPDHPTGVVDVSIHDGEPHYLIVPDSAWDFIQPAALPDLPANTLLYHGSLAVRQPVSRHAWQVLMQAPQQRFIDINLRAPWWDAANLATLLNGAHFLKINADELAEMVPQASDTDSRIQHLFDTLPLEWLVVTQGAAGALAISVAGERLQIKPERATHVVDTVGAGDAFSSVLLVGQIKGWAMTQTLQRAQQFASAVVGLRGATTTDPEFYRTFKTQWQLG from the coding sequence ATGACAACGAATACGACTACCACACACCCTTTACGCCCGGTCATTTTTGGCGAAGTCCTGTTTGACCGTTTCCCGGATGGCACAGCAGTGCTGGGTGGCGCACCCTTCAATGTAGCTTGGAACTTACAAGCATTCGGGCTGGAACCGTTATTCATTTCCAGCGTTGGCAATGACCCGTTGGGTACACAAATTCGTACTGCCATGCAAGACTGCGGCATGGACTTGTCCGGCCTGCAAACCGACCCAGACCATCCAACCGGGGTGGTGGATGTCAGCATCCACGACGGTGAACCGCATTATTTGATCGTGCCAGACAGTGCGTGGGATTTTATCCAGCCAGCAGCATTGCCTGACTTGCCCGCCAACACCTTGCTGTATCACGGCAGCCTTGCCGTGCGCCAACCCGTTTCCCGCCATGCTTGGCAAGTGTTGATGCAAGCACCACAGCAACGCTTTATCGACATTAATTTGCGAGCGCCGTGGTGGGATGCCGCCAATCTCGCAACCTTGCTGAACGGGGCACATTTCCTCAAAATCAATGCGGATGAACTGGCGGAAATGGTGCCGCAAGCCAGTGATACGGACAGCCGCATCCAGCACCTGTTCGACACTTTGCCGTTGGAATGGCTGGTAGTGACGCAAGGCGCTGCCGGAGCGCTGGCGATTTCAGTCGCTGGGGAACGTTTGCAGATCAAGCCGGAACGCGCTACCCATGTGGTGGATACGGTCGGCGCGGGCGATGCTTTCAGCAGTGTGCTGTTGGTGGGGCAAATCAAAGGTTGGGCAATGACGCAAACCTTGCAGCGTGCTCAACAATTTGCCAGTGCCGTGGTGGGTTTACGCGGCGCAACCACCACAGATCCTGAGTTTTACCGGACATTCAAAACGCAGTGGCAACTGGGGTAA
- a CDS encoding S1C family serine protease, whose protein sequence is MKNHLLAIALLCLSLTGCSTLQMEERSTVAIFERSNPAVVCIQADDQPEDDFGTVASGTGFLWDKQGHIITTQHLIAGYKTLTVSLADKRTLEADVIGFNKEYDIAVLKLRSLENLPPPAVTGSSANLKVGQTVFSIGNAFDLGRSFTTGIISAVGRNFGDPQTGGISNLIQTDAAINPGSSGAPLIDSSGRVIGVNVAIYSLSGGSEGIGFAVPMDTVKSVLPRLLAGDTG, encoded by the coding sequence ATGAAGAATCACTTACTTGCGATAGCTTTGCTCTGCCTGTCTTTAACAGGGTGCAGCACCTTGCAGATGGAGGAGCGCAGCACCGTTGCCATCTTCGAGCGCAGCAATCCTGCGGTGGTGTGCATCCAGGCCGATGACCAGCCGGAAGATGATTTCGGCACGGTTGCCTCAGGAACCGGCTTTTTATGGGACAAGCAAGGCCATATCATCACCACCCAGCATTTGATCGCGGGTTACAAGACCCTGACCGTGAGCCTTGCGGATAAGCGCACGCTGGAGGCAGATGTCATTGGCTTTAACAAGGAATATGACATTGCCGTGCTTAAACTGCGTTCGCTGGAAAATCTACCGCCCCCAGCCGTAACTGGCAGCAGCGCCAACCTGAAAGTAGGACAAACCGTTTTCAGTATTGGCAATGCTTTTGACCTTGGGCGCAGCTTCACTACTGGCATTATTTCTGCGGTGGGGCGTAACTTTGGCGACCCGCAAACGGGGGGTATCAGCAATCTGATCCAGACCGATGCAGCGATCAACCCTGGCAGTTCTGGCGCTCCCCTGATCGACAGCAGCGGGCGCGTTATCGGCGTCAATGTCGCCATTTATAGTTTGTCGGGTGGTTCCGAGGGCATTGGTTTTGCCGTACCGATGGATACGGTGAAATCTGTCCTTCCACGTTTACTAGCAGGAGATACTGGTTAA
- a CDS encoding sodium:solute symporter family protein codes for MTELQIWTYTLVGLSFILYFGIAWWARAGSTSDFYVAGGGIGPIQNGMATAADWMSAASFISMAGIIAFKGYDASAYLMGWTGGYVLMAMLLAPYLRKFGKFTVPEFVGDRYYSKTARVVAVACLIVISLTYVIGQMKGVGVTFSRFLGVSMEMGLVVGMIIVFFYAAFGGMKGITYTQIAQYVVLILAYTVPAIFISFNLTGNPIPQLGLGSTMADGSGMYMLDKLDQVVTDLGFKAYSMQNDSTINIFMLTMTLMIGTAGLPHVIIRFFTVATVKDARSSAGWALVFIALLYTTAPAVGAMARLNLMQTVQTGEVGSADGNLAFDARPKWMANWEKTGLIAFQDKNGDGKIQYYNDGGLSKAQADLGAAEKALKEAQDKAGNTTAAQAEVDKAKTAADAAMTKYMSDEKTKKFADFGWKGNEVTKVDNDIMVLANPEIAKLPNWVIALVAAGGIAAALSTAAGLLLAIASSVSHDLLKGIMMPNISEKNELMASRVAITIAIIVAGYMGMNPPGFAAEVVALAFGLAASSIFPVLMMGIFSKRMNTQGAIAGMLAGIGLTLLYIFWFKGWFFIKGTEMAPNKPDNWFLGISPEAFGTVGAMANFAVAFIVAKFTPEPPEHIQHLVEDVRIPRGAGGAVAH; via the coding sequence ATGACTGAACTTCAAATTTGGACTTATACACTAGTCGGCCTCAGCTTCATCCTGTACTTTGGGATTGCTTGGTGGGCGCGTGCTGGCTCTACCAGTGACTTCTACGTAGCGGGTGGCGGCATCGGCCCTATCCAAAACGGTATGGCCACAGCAGCTGACTGGATGTCAGCAGCATCCTTCATCTCCATGGCGGGTATCATCGCCTTTAAAGGTTACGATGCTTCTGCTTACCTGATGGGTTGGACAGGTGGTTACGTACTGATGGCAATGCTGTTAGCACCTTACCTGCGTAAATTCGGTAAATTTACCGTTCCTGAGTTCGTGGGTGATCGCTACTACTCCAAAACTGCGCGTGTCGTAGCAGTTGCTTGTTTGATCGTTATTTCCCTGACTTATGTAATCGGCCAGATGAAAGGCGTCGGCGTTACCTTCTCGCGTTTCCTCGGCGTTAGCATGGAAATGGGTCTGGTTGTTGGTATGATCATCGTCTTCTTCTATGCTGCCTTCGGCGGTATGAAAGGGATCACCTACACACAGATCGCGCAATACGTTGTCTTGATCTTGGCTTACACCGTTCCAGCTATCTTCATTTCCTTCAACTTGACTGGCAACCCTATCCCACAATTGGGCTTAGGCTCTACGATGGCTGACGGCAGTGGCATGTACATGCTCGACAAACTGGATCAGGTGGTCACGGATCTGGGCTTCAAAGCGTACAGTATGCAAAACGACAGCACGATCAACATCTTCATGTTAACCATGACGCTGATGATTGGTACTGCGGGTCTGCCACACGTTATCATCCGTTTCTTCACAGTTGCTACTGTAAAAGATGCACGTTCTTCTGCTGGTTGGGCATTGGTTTTCATCGCACTGCTATACACCACCGCTCCAGCGGTTGGCGCAATGGCTCGCTTGAACTTGATGCAAACCGTTCAAACAGGTGAAGTTGGCTCGGCTGACGGTAACTTGGCATTCGACGCACGTCCAAAATGGATGGCAAACTGGGAAAAAACCGGCTTGATCGCCTTCCAAGACAAAAACGGCGATGGCAAAATCCAGTACTACAACGACGGTGGATTAAGCAAAGCACAAGCTGACTTGGGCGCTGCTGAAAAAGCGTTGAAAGAAGCACAGGACAAGGCTGGTAATACAACCGCAGCGCAAGCTGAAGTTGATAAAGCCAAGACCGCCGCTGATGCAGCCATGACTAAATACATGAGCGACGAGAAGACCAAAAAGTTTGCTGATTTTGGTTGGAAAGGTAACGAAGTCACCAAGGTCGACAACGACATTATGGTACTGGCTAACCCTGAAATCGCTAAACTGCCTAACTGGGTTATCGCGCTGGTTGCGGCCGGTGGTATCGCAGCGGCACTGTCTACAGCAGCAGGCCTGTTGTTGGCAATCGCCTCTTCCGTTTCTCATGACTTGTTGAAAGGCATCATGATGCCTAACATTTCTGAGAAAAACGAACTGATGGCTTCTCGTGTTGCCATTACTATCGCGATCATTGTGGCAGGCTACATGGGTATGAACCCACCAGGCTTTGCGGCAGAAGTCGTGGCCTTGGCGTTTGGTTTAGCGGCATCCTCCATCTTCCCTGTGTTGATGATGGGTATCTTCTCTAAGCGCATGAACACTCAAGGTGCTATCGCAGGTATGTTGGCTGGTATCGGCTTAACACTGCTGTACATTTTCTGGTTCAAAGGCTGGTTCTTCATCAAGGGCACTGAAATGGCACCAAACAAACCAGACAACTGGTTCTTGGGCATTTCTCCTGAAGCGTTTGGTACTGTGGGTGCGATGGCTAACTTCGCTGTTGCCTTCATCGTGGCCAAGTTCACACCAGAACCACCAGAGCATATTCAACACTTGGTTGAAGATGTACGTATCCCGCGCGGTGCGGGTGGTGCAGTCGCTCACTAA